The genome window TCCCACAGACCACGCCCCGAAATCTCTCCGCGGATAGGGCCCACCCCCTCCGTTCCGGCGGCGCCACCCCTCGGCTCGCGCATGCGCTGTAGGTCGGCGGCAGGTGTGGCCTGGTGCTGCGGCCGCCGCGCGAGGCCCAGCGCGGGCTGGTGGCTCCTATGAGCAGGCGCGGGCGCTACTCGCCCGCCGCCACCTCGGTGCTGAGGGGCCTGGTCGGCTCGGCCTTCCTCTGCCTGGCCAGGGCCATGAGCCTGTGCCGAGCCCCGCCGACCTGCGGGGCGGGGCCCTCGGGCGGCGGCTCCTCCTCCGCCCGCCCGAGTCCCCCGTGGCTGCGGCTGCCGCAGGTGCCGGGCGCCGACCCCTGCAGAACCAACgacttgttgctgctgctgccgccggagcagccgccgccgcctcgGCATCATGTCGTCTATTTCCCGGGGGACGTGCAGGTACCGACTGGGCGGCCGGATGGGCCGGGGAGCCCGTAGAGCCGGCGCGGGGGCCGAGCAGACCGAGCCGCTGCCCCGGGCTGTTCCCTCCCCAGCGCGAACTCCTGGGGGCGGGGACCCCCCTCACAGGGGCCGGGGGCAGCCCTGGCGTGTTCCCCCCCTAGGGACCCTACGGGGCGGGGGTGTAGAGCCGCTGCCCCGCCCGTGTTCCCCCGGTACTAAGTCAGGCTGAACCTGCTCCTGCGAGGAGAGGAGAGTTTTGTTCTGTTACATTGGGGCATTTTCAGACTCGCTTAGCGCGCTGCTCCCGGAGCGCCTGTCGGTGTGTCCATTAGAAACGGTTAATACCCGCATCAGGTGTTAATCCAATGGAGGGAGCTAAAGGCGTGCTGTGCAGTGGTACACTTGGGAATGGTGCTGCTGGTTgggcggggatggtgtccctagcctctgattgccagaagctggggatgggtcacttggtgattacctgttctgttcattccctggcacctggcattggccactgtcggaagacaggatactgggctagatggacctttggtctgatccagtatggctgttcttatggcaAGCATTATAAAAATGCTGCTATAGATAGATAAATACAGTCCTGTCCACTAGTGTGGAATATTAGTGTGATTATCTTATATAGTATGCATTGCAACTCAATGTTAAATATATTGTGTGCTTGGATCTACTGGGAGCGACTTACATTTGGATACAGTGAGAGTTTTTACAGTTAAGTAGAGTGAAAGTTGATGCCTGATTTGTTTCATTTCTCTGTAGTGTGTGCACTGCAGTTCTGGTTAGAGTGAACAGCTCCGTATTGTACAATTGAATTGTTTTATTAGGGTGAAAATAGATTTCATTAAGAtgatgtgtgcatgtgtatgacaattattttaaaaatctaataaaaCAATATTGGTGTGAAATCGAGTGATCAAAAGTTAAGGTTGCTCTAGAATGTTAGCAATTTACCCGAACATTATCATCAGTAATATAATAAATCTAACGAGAAACAGGACATGGTAAATCTCAAACTGTGGAGCAGCATTAGCTCCTGTAGTCTTCTGGCTCTTGAGTGCACTTGGTTTCTCAGCTCTAAGGTTCAGTtaatgggggaaggaggacatggatcagcattcatgtcgTGCTCCCTGTCAGTGCCTGGGCAAGCTAAAGATCCAACgagcagaccaaattcagtgatgcattctggtcacgtgccacctgaggcacgttgcacatacactaagaagaagttaactctctctttttctgacaGTTACTCCCCATGCATTAATGTATTATAACATGTTAAGTCTAGCTATTTAGATTTGGAAGCTAATAAGCTACACAAGTGAAGTTTATAAACTGCTTGAACCAGGGCTAGTAGGCTTGTTCTTTCACAGAAACTCTTACCTAAAACCAGTAATTAATGTTTCTTGGCCTGAAAGTTCTTGACACTGGCATCAATAATTGAGATGTTCAGTTACAATAACTTATTGTGACTTCTGTAGTTACTTATTGTGGCAGTTGGGAGCATTTGAGTGGTTTACAGTCACTAACAAATTCATACTTGCAACATATTTCTGAGGTAGTGAAGTATTATttattgcacagatggggaactgagactcaAGAGAttgaggccctgatcttgcaaaggcTTACCCATGTGTTTAGCTTTGTctctgagtagtcctattgacttcaatatttCTGTGGTGAAGAAAGCAGAAGAGTAACTTTttgttaggggggaaaaaaaaccttttcgtCCTTCATAAACAgaatgaagcaaaaaaaaaaaaaaaaaaccctgcacaaACACAATTTTATCTTGCTTTTTAAGGTTTGTGACTGTGCAAAGAAGCATGGACTTTGTCCTCTGTAAACTAGGTCTGGGTTGTCAAGAGTTGTGTGTCATTTCTCTTGCATTATCTTTCATGAAAAGCTAATCAGTTCTATTCCATTAATAGAAATAGGACTGTGGAAGACCACCCATAGTTCTGGGAGTTGTTGTTTGCACTGTTAGCAAGGTGGATATAAGTGGAATGCATTAACCTTTCTTAAAAAGAAATGAGATCGATGATGTCTTTGATTAGTTTCCTGTGCATTTTTTATCCTTAAAGTGATGTTAAAAatagttttacattttaaattttaaggCCAAACAATAATGGTGAATTAATATTTTTGTGAGGCTGAATATAATTGAATGTAATCTGTAGTCTACAGAATCTTAGCCTTTTGAAGTGGGAATTCACCAGAACACAATAAAAATCAACACTTGGAGACTGAATGCTGTATTTGGGTAATATTTTTGCTATAATGTGTGTGCAGTGAGCAACATCTTTTCTTTAAGACTTGTTTAAGTTTACATATTTTACTTATCAGAAAGAAAACATGTGCTTCCCGTTTTGGAGATTAACCTCATCCTGTGATCCTGGGTGTTGAATGTCTCAAAGACATACTTTCCCAAAGACAATCATGTATCTCTCTCTAGCAGCCAACCATAGCCCTTTCCATAAGTACTTGTGCTAGAGAGTCTGAAACAAACCGAGAGTTAAACCTTTGCTCACCAGAAACACTGCATTCTTACAGCATAGTAATGTATTGTCTGTCTCGTTTCTTTCAGAACTATCGTGACGTTATGGCCTGCCATCCAGAAAACTTTCAATGGGAGTGCTGGAGTTTAGAAAACATTGCTACTATACTCGCTCGCCGATTCCCTAATAGTTATGTTTGGGTTGTAAAATGTTCCCGTATGCATCTGCACAAATTCAGCTGCTATGATAATTTTGTGGCAAGTAATTTGTTTGGAGCACCAGAACACAGCAGTGACCTTGGAGCTTTCACACACCTTCATGCGTTGCTAGTTAATGCATTCAGTATCACCCAGAACATTTTGCTGTCCCAAAAGAGTGTGTATAATTTCAACAAGGATGAAACGATAGCTGTTTGTAAATCAAAATCTGTTCCTACTACAAATGGCTGTCcagcatcagagagagagagaaattgggaATATTCTGATAATTCTGCTATGAGTTTTGGCACACCATCTGTTATAGGTGAAGCATCATTTACTTTGATTGGCTTCAGTAAAGGTTGTGTGATTTTGAACCAGCTGCTTTATGAGTTAAAAGAAGCGAAAAAGGACAAGAACACAGATGCCTTTATAAAAAATATAAGAGCATTTTACTGGCTGGATGGTGGTCACTCTGGAGGAAGCAATACTTGGGTTACTGACCCTGAAGTGTTGAAAGAATTTGCAGAGACAGGGATTGCAGTTCATGCTCATGTTACACCTTACCAAGTGTTTGATACAATGAGGTCATGGATTGGGAAGGAGCACAAGAAATTTGTGCAGATTCTTGAAGAATTTGGTGTGCAAGTAAATAAACTGCTTCATTTTGCAGATGAAGTCCCTTCCTTAGATAACCACTTCAGAGTTCATGAAGTATTTTGATACTTTGAATACACATCTGTGTACTGTATTCTTTGCAAAAGCACTTTTGACATTATAAGTCTTGTAATGTTGACTTACAATTTGTTTTGCGCTGACGGTCTCTAAAGAATTGTACTAAATCCATTATAACGTGTTAAtctgtatatatataaattcatGTGGTTTAAGAAGGGGCTTGGCAAAAGAGCCTAGATGCTTGTGCTGATATTCCTATAGCAAGAGAGATCGTATGACTCTTGGAAAAAAGTAACAACTGTCCATATATAGATGTATTTTTTAACGTAACAGATGGACATTTTTGTGCAAAACGTTTGTATTTAATCTGAAACTGATTTctgtggccaaaattttcaaccCTGCTGCctgaagttaggctcctaagtcatatATTGCTGTCAGTAGGAGTTGTAGGTGCTCAGTACCTCAATGTCAGGCCACTTCTATTGGGAAACCTAATTTTGACCTCTGCCAGTAGAAAACAGCAATCTTTAAGCTTTTTGGCGTAAAGGAAAAAATGATAGTTGGAACAGTCTTGGTTATATACTTCAATGCAAATTGTACTATGTGGATAGTTTAAATCTGCTAGTTCTGTAACTTTTCCTAAATGAAGCAAAAGTACAAATGACATTTACTGTTGGAATAATGGTGTCAATCTATTCTTCCTGATAGCCACAGAAAGGGCAAGGTGCTTATGAAAGTTCCATTAACTAATTGCTAACCATCTGCCATCACGTAGCTTTTCATTTGGAGACTAGAGAATATTAAACATGTaggtataatttttaaaatgaccaAGAATGCTCTTTAGTGTTTAGTTTACTACTGTTTCAACATTCCCTATTCATATTGAGGCTTGGCTAACTCATACAACTCGTATGCTTTGATTATAACAGTTACCTGTGAGGTGTGTCAATCCATTTGTATCTGAAACTGTTGGGCCCTTTGTGAAATCTGTAACAAATTGCTGTTCATCTAAATCAAGCCATGAGATATATTGTATGCTGGTATATATTGCAAGTTATATGGTAAATTCTAGAACATGTTCTTAATTTCACAAGAATTTTGAAAGATCAGTTTGTAGAACTATGATGGTTTGTTAGTATACTGCACACACACAAGCTATACAGCTTTATTTTCAGAAGCATAATTTTCTATGCAATTTTTTTCTGACCAAAGTGCAAAACTAGATAAGTACAAAGGCTGCGGTCAGCTAGTTTAGGCACAAAAGTTGAATGTATTTCAAAACTACTACAAGATGGGTGAGGGATAGAATCTGTTGCCTTACACGTCTTTTTCATATTTATCCAGGTGATAAATGAATCTTGGCTTGGGAAATCTTAACCCTAAAGATAGCCACAGCTGTTGAACCAATagttgtttgaaaaaatatttttgtctaGAAGTGTGTAAAACAATTGTTACAGCAACCCTTGGTTGTGAAGATGGAACTACCAAAAGTTAGTGTCGGTCTACTTTGAAAAGAGAATGTACAAATTGCACCATACTCAACTCGTTCCGTACTCGGGGTTATATCTGCTTGCTGAGTGCCAGTTCTTAATTTTTCCTCCTTTTAGCTCTACAATGCTGAAAGAGGGAGCTGGCTTCTTTTTTCCTCATGCATCATCACACAATTGTTTAATTCCACTCAGCTACCCCTGTGCAAGAACACTGGAGGTTAAATGGATGTCACAAACATAATTTGGCATGGACATATCGTTCTGATGGTGGTGTGCAAGAATGAAAAATCCAAGCTAGACTCGAGAGAAATCTTTTTTACTTGTCAACTTAGCACAGTTGATAGGGAAGCACGTGAAAAACATTGCACACTAAATACCATGTTTTACAGAGCCATTTTTCAGAGTAAAACTACCTGTTAAGGTTAAATCAACTTAGATGGGCTTAAATGTTTGCTCATGAGTGAACAAAAAAATTAGTCTATTCAGTAATTATACATTAAAGTGCTTTAACCAATGGAGAAAATTATAGTATATAATATGTAAAATGAATTCATAATCACTAAACTTTCCACAAAGATGTGATATCCAGCTTCTGCTGCTATTCAAGTTTAATTGGAAGCTTTAGCCAACACTACCCATTGACTATcttttcaatacatttttattaACCTTTCTTTATATGCACATTCCGAAAGAGAGGATTACCCCTGGTAGCACTCTTAACTACACACGAAATGGGAATCAGggtttttctatttgaaatatATGCTTTAAAGACAACAAAGCATACATTTTGTAGACTCTTTAATAAAAATCTACTAATTGAGAGGTCTTAAGCAAATCATCCACGCTTAGACTGAAAAATGCATCTTATGCCCCTTACTGGTGGGGGTGTGTTTGGGTGTGTGTAATGAAAAATCTTTTCCAAAGTTATGCAGATATTAATCTTGgtacacaaagaaaagagaattgTCTATTCTGTAATAGGCACATTTCAAAACAATATTCCGTCCTAGCCAAAGTGGAAAGTTTCACTTTTAAGAGGATATTACAAACCTGCGAGAAGAGCTATTTATACTAGTTGGCAGTGCCCTCAAGGTGTCTGGATGGTTGTCCTAAGGAAATCTGAATCATCAGTACAACAGAAGTGGCTTACGATAGCCAGTATATTTGATCATATTATAGTTTCCATTTTACTTTGAAGATAAATGTTCTTCTAAAATGTTTCCATCTTTAAGAGTGGTTCTTGTTCTAAGATTTGCTATTTGTccctgttttttaatttgaaatattttggctgtttTTTCACTTTCTTTAGCCAGTTGCAGTGGTCTATTGGAGGGTGCCTCTGTCATTCACTTCAGTGCATGCTAAAAATATGTGCAGACAATGTGGAAAGTAATTAAATAGTTTTATGGGGGAAACCACCTCAGTGTGAATGTAAAACTAACTGTATTAAACAAGGAATCTGCAGTTAACTGGTGTGAGATATACTTTATTGTGGATTTGTATTCATGTACTCCTTGTAT of Chrysemys picta bellii isolate R12L10 chromosome 11, ASM1138683v2, whole genome shotgun sequence contains these proteins:
- the C11H2orf69 gene encoding mitochondrial protein C2orf69 homolog gives rise to the protein MSRRGRYSPAATSVLRGLVGSAFLCLARAMSLCRAPPTCGAGPSGGGSSSARPSPPWLRLPQVPGADPCRTNDLLLLLPPEQPPPPRHHVVYFPGDVQNYRDVMACHPENFQWECWSLENIATILARRFPNSYVWVVKCSRMHLHKFSCYDNFVASNLFGAPEHSSDLGAFTHLHALLVNAFSITQNILLSQKSVYNFNKDETIAVCKSKSVPTTNGCPASERERNWEYSDNSAMSFGTPSVIGEASFTLIGFSKGCVILNQLLYELKEAKKDKNTDAFIKNIRAFYWLDGGHSGGSNTWVTDPEVLKEFAETGIAVHAHVTPYQVFDTMRSWIGKEHKKFVQILEEFGVQVNKLLHFADEVPSLDNHFRVHEVF